In Rhodopirellula sp. P2, the DNA window TTGACACGGAGGGCAAAGCCTCCTGCCCCGAATCGAAACTAACCTACCAACAATCGACAAACGCTCTGGGGCTACAAACCATAGCGTGCCAAGAGCTTCAAGAAGCGGCATCGCTTCCCACAGAGATGAAAACCGGAGACACGAGCTATCGAACTTTTTCGAAGTAACGAATGACGCAACTCTTCGTCCAAACGGAAACGAGACAACTCATTCTTCAATATTTCTCACTGCCCCCTTCCCTCTAACGCTCATCAAGATCATGCCTCAAAAAGGAATCATTCTCGCCGGTGGAAGTGGAACGAGACTCCATCCAATCACTCTGGCGATGTCAAAGCAGATGCTTCCTGTTTATGACAAACCCATGATCTACTACCCTCTGTCAGTACTTCTACTCGCAGATATCCGGGAAGTGCTCATTATCTCAACGCCCCAAGACCTGCCACACTTTGAAAGGCTATTGGGAGACGGCAGTCACTTGGGATGCAAGTTCTCTTACGCCGAGCAGCCTGTTCCAAATGGTCTCGCCCAAGCTTTTTTAATTGGTGAAGAATTCATTGGTAACGACAGTGTTGCTCTGATCTTGGGCGACAACATCTTTTACGGCTCCGGCTTCGGGGATCTCATCCGCAGCCATTCCAACCCAACGGGCGCTGTCGTCTTCGCATCCCACGTCAATGACCCAGGGCGATATGGAGTCGTGGAGTTTGACGAGCAGATGAAAGCAATTTCCCTCGAAGAGAAGCCCGAACAACCGAAATCGAATTACGCAGTCCCGGGGCTCTACTTCTACGACAATTCCGTTGTAGATCTTGCCAAGCAAGTCAAGCCATCCGCACGAGGTGAATATGAGATCACAAGTCTCAACCAGGCTTACCTCGATGCAGGGCAGCTCTCGGTTGGGGTTTTCAACCGTGGGATCGCCTGGCTGGATACCGGAACGTTCGCTTCGCTCAACGAAGCCTCGACGTTTGTTCGTGTCATCGAGGAACGCCAGGGAACAAAAATTGGTTGCATCGAAGAAATCGCATACTACCGAAATATGATCGACCACTCCCAACTATCAAAATTAGCATCTCGGTACGGAAAAAGCGGATATGGCGACTACCTCGCCACAATCCCACACTCAACGATGAGCAACCACCGATGAACTCAGAAGAACGCAAGAGCCTGTCTGCACCAATCCCATTCAACAAACCATTTGTTGCAGGGAAGGAGCTCTTCTACATCGCTCAAGCAGTCACAATGGGCAACCTCGGTGGCGACGGTCACTTCACTCAAGCTTGCAGCCGACTACTGGAGCAAACGTTCGGCATTCAAAAGGTTTTGCTCACACCGTCCTGCACTGCCGCCTTAGAAATGGCCGCCATGTTGTGTCGCCTCGAACCAGGCGACGAAGTCATCATGCCGTCCTACACATTCGTCACGACCGCCTCTTCGTTCGTCCGCGAGGGCGCAACTCCCGTGTTTGTCGACATCCGTTCGGACACTCTCAACATTGACGAGACGCTGATCGAAGCGGCCATTTCACCTCGCACCAAAGCGATATGCGTTGTCCATTATGCTGGCGTTGCATGCGAGATGGATACCATCATGGCCATCGCCAAGAAACACAACTTGCTTGTCGTCGAGGATGCCGCCCAGGGTGTGAACTCCTCCTACAAAGGCAAGCCACTCGGCTCCATCGGTGACCTGGGCTGCTACAGTTTCCACGAAACAAAAAACTTCATCTGCGGTGAAGGCGGCGCCCTGTGCATCAACAATCCACGATTCATCGAAACCGCTGAGATCATACGAGAGAAGGGCACAAACCGCAGCCGCTTCATCCGAGGACAAGTCGACAAATACACATGGGTCGAAATTGGATCGTCTTATGTCCCCAGTGAGTTGTCATCTGCCTTCCTCTATGGGCAGTTGGAGCTGATGCAGGAAATTTCAACGCAACGGCAAACGATTTACAACAACTACGATTGCTTGATTCGCCCCATTGCCGATCGCCTTGGCCTTCAACTACCAAGCATTCCTACGGAATGCACAAGTAACTCACACATGTACTATCTCATCTGCAGTGATGGGCCCCAGCGAACAAAACTCCTTTCACACATGCGATCGCGCGGAATCCAAGCAGTTTTTCACTACGTGCCACTTCACAGCGCCCCCGCATCTGTCAAGCGGGGCTTCAATCGAACCTCGCTTCCCAAGACTGACAACCTGAGCGAGAGGCTAATACGACTCCCAATGTACTTTGACATTTCAACGTCGGAACAAGAACAAGTCGTTGACACGATGAAGAGCTTCTTGTGAGAGCAAGGCGATTCAGACCCACCCGGTAACTCATCTATGATCTTCTCAAAACTCTTTCGACTTGTTCGTGATTGCTACGAAACCGAAGTCTCAGGGATCGGGCTTGCGCTTTTCCGCATCCTGTACTCTGCGGTTTTAATGGGCGAGATCACCACACTGTTTCACTATCGCCACCTGGTATACGATAAGATCCCGTTCATCGCCCCCAGCGAAATTGATTGGGCTTGGCCACTTGGAATATGGTTACTTTCGGTTGCGTTCATAATGGTAGGTGTCAGCTACCGCAAAGCGGCGCTGGTCAACTACCTAATGACGGTAACTTGTGTCGCCACCACGTCTAGCTACGAATATCACATGTTCTATGCCTACACAGGCATAAATTTTCTGTTGATGTTCACCCCCGCTGCCAATCGACTGTCGGTCGATGCGATTATCCGACGCAACCGCGCTGCGGCGGCATCGCTCCCTTCCAAACCAGAACAAGTTTCCCTGATCAATTACCGGATCATTGTATTTGTTGGCATAGCACTTGTTTACTTCGACTCTGTCTTTCACAAACTGGGCTCCACCATTTGGACAAGTGGGCTAGGGGCTTGGCTGCCTGGCAGCCTGCCAATGGTAACGCAAACCGACACCTCTGCATTGCTGAACCATAAGTGGCTCGCGATTGGATCCGGCTACGCCGCATTCTGCTTTGAGGCAATTTTCATCTTTCTATTCTGGTTCAAGCGAGCCTGGCTCCCCTTGACGGTGATAGGAATCGGACTCCACTTTGGAATCCTGGTAGAATTCCCAATCCCTTTCTTCGCACTAGGTGTTATCTGCATCTACTTGCTAATGATTCCTCCAGAGCTTTTTGAACGCTTTTCATTCCCTCGAACAACTGATCCATCTTTGACTGTGGCGTTTGACGCCGCATGCCCCTTGTGCCGCATGACAAAGGCGACTGTCGAATCATTTGACTTGCGTTCAAACGTTCACTTTGCCCCCATCGATGCCCCGGAGAACCTGCCTCCCCAATTGGCCGATATATCGGAAACCGAATTAGCTTCAACCTTGCATTCGGTTTCCAAAAGTGGGGATATTTTTCGCGGTGTTGAAACGTATGCCCAGATCGGATCGGCAGCATTCCTGCTCTGGCCCATCGGCGTCGCGCTTCAAACCCCTGGGATCCGCGGACTAGCAGAGCGCACCTATGCATGGGTGGCAAAAAATCGTCGCACAGAACGATGCACCGATACGACCTGCCCCGTTCCGATGGGAGCGACAAGAACAGAGCCAGCCCCAGTGATTACCGGCCTGAAGCAATCCAATATCGCCAGCTTTGCAATCACCGTCTTCCTGATTGCCGTCGTCTTGGCACAGGGCCTGATGATCACCCAATCGGCATTGGCCATCAAATTTTATCACTCGGCGGGGCTGGCCGACACGCCAGCTATCACAGCTATCCGCAAGGCAACTGGCCTAGTCCGTTACATAGTCCAACCGCTGTTTGGAATCACTTACCACGGCGTCTTCATGGATTCTCACTTCGACGGATACGAACATCAAATTAGAATCACCGACAAAACGACTGGTGAAACGCTACCAGTGACGACGAAAGCAGGCGCCCCTGGGAAGTATTTAACCGGTTTCAACTGGGTAAAATGGTCATTTCGCGTCAATGCCCCAAATGTCGATCAGACAAAACTTGCCAATGGAATCCGTGATTTCTCAGCGTTCTGGATTCACGACCGCGGGCTCGACCTGTACGGCGAACACAATATGCAAGTCGATGTTCGCCGCATCCGGTTGCCCCTGACCTGGGAACATAACTATTACCGCAGCGTAATGAAAACACCGTGGCAATCAGCGGGAACCGCCAGCTGGAACAACGGCGTTTTCGGCATTGAAATCGGTGAAATCGAAAGTTATTAGCCCGCTGAAATGACTTCGCCTGCCTTACTTCCGCATACAACCTCCTCGTGGCATCAAACAATCTAATGTGCAAAACGGTCGCCGTCATTCAGTCAAGCTACCTACCGTGGAAGGGATACTTTGACATCATCCATGATGTCGATCTATTCATATTCTACGACGATGTCCAATTCTCAAAGAACAGCTGGCGCAACCGCAACCGAATCATCGGGCCATCGGGCCCCCACTGGATAACGGTCCCCGTTGGCAAAGCAAGTGGCCGGCTGATCCATGAAGTCGAACTCACTGACCATGCGTGGCAAGACAAACACCTCGCCGCGATCACCAACGCCTACCGAAAGTCGAGGTATTTCAAACTCTACATTGACTTTGTGACCGACATCTTCACACAAAAGAAGTGGACCAGTCTCTCTGAGTTGAACCAACAAACGACGCGTGATATCGCAACAAATCTACTTGGAATCGATACAAAAATGATTGATTCTCGCGTCTTTTCGCCCTCAGGTGCAAAGCAAGAGCGTCTAATCGACCTCCTAAAGCAAGCTGGTGCCACACGTTACATCTCTGGTCCTGCCGCCAAAGACTATATCAGCGAACAAGTTTTTCGAGACAACAATATTGAACTGATCTACAAGGACTACGCTGGATACCCAACGTATGACCAGGGCACTAAAGAATTTGCCCACGACGTAACGATCCTAGACACGCTGTTCCACTGCGGCCCATCAACTCCCCAACACGTGTGGGATTGGAGAGACCAACAGCAGGTACCGAACAGATTGCAAGGGACCAAGTCAGATGGCAGCTAAACTGGCAATTATTGGGGCAGGCGATCTTGGCAAAACACTCCTGAAACTCTTAAGCGATATACCGACCTATAATTTCGCTGGCTTTTTGGACGACACCCTCGCCCAGGAGAACGGCAAAGGCAAAAACGTACTTGGTGCTATTGATGATGCAAAACGGTTACAGAACGAAGGAGCGTTTGATGCTGCAATTCTTGCCATCGGCTATAATCACATGGTCGCGAGACAACAGATCTTCGAGGACATGTCCCGCTCTGGTATTCGCCTTGCCAAGCTTATCCACCCAACCGCATGCATTGCAAACGACAGCAGAATCGAACATGGTTCTGTAATTTTTCCCGGATGCACAATTGATGTCGGCGCTCGAATAGGACGCAACACAGTCATAAACGCGGGTGCAGTCGTCAGCCATGACACATCGATAGGTTCGCACTGCTTCATTGGACCAGGCAGCGTTTTCGCGGGTTTTGCTCACACCGGCGAACGATGCCGGTTTGGTGTCGGATGCATCATCCATGACAACATTCGAATTAGCGATGACTGCCAAGTGGCTAGTGCGTCACTAGTTACGCATGACGTGCCACCAGGACAACTTGTAATGGGAACGCCTGCAAAGTTCCGTCGGAAGGTTGAATGGCTCCGCTAGAAATTTATTGCGAACATCTTGCCGCCTGGAAACACTGCACGACTCTCACACACGAGGTATGGCAATGAACAGTGCCCTGCATCTGCTCGCAGATAGCCCCTATGGCAACATGATTGCGAAGTTGTTCACCGATGCCCTTCCAGAATGGGAACACACTTTTTTTGTGTGTTCTAAAGGCCCCCTGAGATACCCAATCACATCAACACGCAAGGTTCATTCTGGTTCACCTAAGCGGCTGACTGAGCTAACCAACGAGTCCCTCCAGGTCATCGTGTCCAATGGGGTGCCCCTGAACTCTGCATACCACCAATCACTGCCAGACAACCCCGCGAAAGTTTGGGTTCTATGGGGGTTTGAGGTATATGCAAACCGTCGATTCAGGAGCATTAGCGATGGCACTTCCACATTCACGATGCCAGGCACCAGTGACCTTTACCGCGCCAAACGCGACCAATCGCGACTGCGACGGATGGCTAGTTTCGCAAGACAGTTGCTCGCCAGCACCAGGCCGTCGCATCTCAAGGATGCGATCGAACAATTTGACCACTGCGTGATGCTGTTCCGCGAAGAGTACGACATGCTTCAAGAGCTGATCGGCTTCTCAAAATTGCCTCTTACACAGACCGCTGGCGTCCCCCTGGATTCACTAATCGGAGAGGGTATTCTCACCGCCGAAGACACACCTCAGGGGCGTCCCAACAACATCCTACTGGGCAACTCAGCCTCCCCGACTTGCAATCATGTCGAGGCGATTGAGCGAATCCAACGCATAGGACTTCCGGCCGGGGGAAAAGTAATCGTTCCACTCAGTTACGGCGACAAGCGATATGGCGAAGCGGTGTCGCAATTGCTTGCAAAGCATTTACCCAACCGTCACGTCGCACTGACAGACTTCATGCCAATTGATAAGTACAATGACGTGCTCGGATCTTGCCCGATCGTATTGATGAATCACCTGCGGCAGCAGGCCGTCGGCAACATTCTGGCATCAATCTACCGGGGCGCCATCGTCTACCTAAATCGAACGCCTGTTTATCTAGGACTGAAGCGAATGGGCATTGACGTTCGTTTAGTGGACGACCTTAAGTCACGGGAGCAGATCACTGAACGGCTGGAGACGTCTCAGGTGCTGAAACACCGCGAAATCCTGGAAGAGCACGTTGGGCGACAATCAGTCACTGCAGCCTATCGAAAACTGTTCGATTGTATTTAGCAGACACTGACGCTGTGCCCCCACCACAACATTGTTCCGAAACGCCCCACACGCTAAACCTCCACTGAACAACACACCTTGACCCACCCTTCACGCGGAAGAAAGTTCTTAGGCAACTTATCTTACAGCATCACTGGCCAGGTAGTCACACTGGCGGCCGGAATTGTCACTTCCATTATTCTTGCACGCTGGCTCGGACCCGACCTGAGAGGTGAACTGGCTCTTGTGCTGTTGTTACCATCGACGCTGCTTGCCCTACTCACAAGTGGATTCAACGCCCCCATTGTCCATTTTGTTGCAACCGGCGAATGGCCCAATCAGCGCATTACCGCAAACGTGACAGGGATTGGCACACTGCTAGCGGCCCTGTCAATCGCGGTGGGCTGCGCAGCAATCCACTGGCGACACCTGCTCTTCCCCGGAATATCAACACCGCTTCTCATCGCAAGCCTCGGCTTGATACCGATCCAAGTCGCTCAAGGTAGCCTCAATGCGATCCTGATTGGGAAACAGGCCTTTCGACGCAGCATGCTGACAAACCTGATTGTCTCCCCCCTGCAACTGGTTATCAACCTCACTGCGGTCGTGTACCTCGACCTTGGCATACTCGGGGCATTTGCATCCACCCTTCTATGCGGCTTGGTAGGAACGTCTATATCGGCAACACACGTTTACCGCGAAGTGGGCGTCGGAAACTTCTGGACCTGGCCGGAGCTCTCGATCGCACCATTGCGATCGGCGATCACATATGGCATGAAGGCTCACGTCGCGAACCTGGCTGGCTTTCTCAACTACCGGGTGGACATGTTTCTTGTAAACCTCTTGCTAGGCACGGCTCAAGCCGGCTTCTACGTCGTGGCCGTTGGCCTCGCTGAAAAACTATGGATCCTAGTCTCAAGCCTTGCCGGAGTTGTCTTCCCAACAGTTTCCGCCGAGGCTCAAAGTGACCCACTAGCAAGCGCACAGTTCACTTCACGCATTGCGGCGACAATGCTCTGCCTCCTATCTCTAGCGGCAATCGTCATGTCATTGACCGCTATCCCATTCATAAACTTGATGTACGGAGCGGAATTCGCCAAAGCAGGCTGGGTAATGATCAGCTTACTCCCGGGCATCACGCTCCTCGGACACGCGAAACTGCTCTCCAACCACATCGCAGGAATTGGCCACCCTGAAGTCAACGCGATTGGAGCATCACTAGGAGTGGTGATTAACATCGCCTCAAACTTTGCATTGATCCCCCGCTACGGCCTGATTGGAGCCGGCATTTCGACTTCCGTCTCGTACTCCATCATCTCCTTCTACTGCTATTACAAATTCGTCCAACTCACTGGGGTCTCCTATCGCCTCCCGCTCATTCCAAACGGAAGAGATCTCAAACTAGCTGCCGCGAAGTCCACGGCACTCGCCAGGCGAGTTCGCCCCTGGCAATAACAATCGTGATACCGAACTCGCTAGCGTTAGACGGAACCCAGCTTCACTGGGACAATCTGCTCGCCACTACCGTGCACAAAGATCGTTACCTGCCCCCCCCCTTTTTGAGGATTTTCAAATCATGTGCGTGAGCCGAAGACGAGACGGTGGGTAGCGTGCCCCAAAGCAGGCTCACGAAACCGGATTTTGTACAGAGCACCGTTGTGTGCGTCCAAAGCCCAAATGCAAGCATTTCCGCCACTTACCCTGCCCTGAAGTCCCGGCAATGGACTGAACAACACGGCCCACAGTGCAATGGACGAAATAGAGATATCTGGCGATCAACACAGGCTCGCTTGAATCGATGCAGAATCACATCGAGAAATGCGTCCTCGCACCATCCATTGACGTTTTCGTACGACTTTTGCCATAAACAAATAGCTCAATATGTTTCGCCATGCGGCACCACCTCGCTTCCCCAAAAAAAAACCGGCAAGACAGTTTTCTCCGCGCCGAAAAGCTATGCGTCTGACTTCCACCTGGTCCCGCACACGCCCCACCGATCTTCCTTCAAAGACCACAATTGTGGCATCGCAGCCACCACTCAACTAGCATCCGCAACCCAGGTGGTTCTAGAACTGGAAAGATGCGTTCCTTTCCAAAAAGAACCTTGATCATGCACTCTTGTAAACCTTATTCATTTCATCAGTGAAACCCTTCCAACAGCTTTGCTTAACATTGTTTGTAGCCCCCGAAACTATCGCTGTTAAGGCAGAACTTGCCTTGCGTTTCGAGCAAATCCAGACGGTGACGGTTTGAGTAACTCTCAAGTTCCGTCCGATAGGGAAACTCGCCAATTTATTTCAGGAAAACGCACTATACTAGTGGTTTCACCACAGCGTTGGGACCACCTTAAACTATCGAAGCATCACTATGCTGAGGAATTGGCAAGACTGGGCAACCAAGTTTACTTTTTGAATCCCTTCACACGCCTTGGTTGTCCCGGCCGAATAAGGATTCGCAAATCTGGCATTAAAAACTTGCATATCATCGATCAGCAATTCTTGCTTCCACTCCGACTTTTCGACATCCAGGGTTCTTTTGCACAACTTTTGCTCAAACGCCGCCTTGTAGACCTCGCAAAAGTGGTTGGGGGAAAGTTTGACATAAGTTGGAATTTTGACAATTCTTCCGGGGCCTTTATGGATCAGACGATTCTGCCGG includes these proteins:
- the rfbA gene encoding glucose-1-phosphate thymidylyltransferase RfbA, translated to MPQKGIILAGGSGTRLHPITLAMSKQMLPVYDKPMIYYPLSVLLLADIREVLIISTPQDLPHFERLLGDGSHLGCKFSYAEQPVPNGLAQAFLIGEEFIGNDSVALILGDNIFYGSGFGDLIRSHSNPTGAVVFASHVNDPGRYGVVEFDEQMKAISLEEKPEQPKSNYAVPGLYFYDNSVVDLAKQVKPSARGEYEITSLNQAYLDAGQLSVGVFNRGIAWLDTGTFASLNEASTFVRVIEERQGTKIGCIEEIAYYRNMIDHSQLSKLASRYGKSGYGDYLATIPHSTMSNHR
- a CDS encoding oligosaccharide flippase family protein, with amino-acid sequence MTHPSRGRKFLGNLSYSITGQVVTLAAGIVTSIILARWLGPDLRGELALVLLLPSTLLALLTSGFNAPIVHFVATGEWPNQRITANVTGIGTLLAALSIAVGCAAIHWRHLLFPGISTPLLIASLGLIPIQVAQGSLNAILIGKQAFRRSMLTNLIVSPLQLVINLTAVVYLDLGILGAFASTLLCGLVGTSISATHVYREVGVGNFWTWPELSIAPLRSAITYGMKAHVANLAGFLNYRVDMFLVNLLLGTAQAGFYVVAVGLAEKLWILVSSLAGVVFPTVSAEAQSDPLASAQFTSRIAATMLCLLSLAAIVMSLTAIPFINLMYGAEFAKAGWVMISLLPGITLLGHAKLLSNHIAGIGHPEVNAIGASLGVVINIASNFALIPRYGLIGAGISTSVSYSIISFYCYYKFVQLTGVSYRLPLIPNGRDLKLAAAKSTALARRVRPWQ
- a CDS encoding DCC1-like thiol-disulfide oxidoreductase family protein, producing MIFSKLFRLVRDCYETEVSGIGLALFRILYSAVLMGEITTLFHYRHLVYDKIPFIAPSEIDWAWPLGIWLLSVAFIMVGVSYRKAALVNYLMTVTCVATTSSYEYHMFYAYTGINFLLMFTPAANRLSVDAIIRRNRAAAASLPSKPEQVSLINYRIIVFVGIALVYFDSVFHKLGSTIWTSGLGAWLPGSLPMVTQTDTSALLNHKWLAIGSGYAAFCFEAIFIFLFWFKRAWLPLTVIGIGLHFGILVEFPIPFFALGVICIYLLMIPPELFERFSFPRTTDPSLTVAFDAACPLCRMTKATVESFDLRSNVHFAPIDAPENLPPQLADISETELASTLHSVSKSGDIFRGVETYAQIGSAAFLLWPIGVALQTPGIRGLAERTYAWVAKNRRTERCTDTTCPVPMGATRTEPAPVITGLKQSNIASFAITVFLIAVVLAQGLMITQSALAIKFYHSAGLADTPAITAIRKATGLVRYIVQPLFGITYHGVFMDSHFDGYEHQIRITDKTTGETLPVTTKAGAPGKYLTGFNWVKWSFRVNAPNVDQTKLANGIRDFSAFWIHDRGLDLYGEHNMQVDVRRIRLPLTWEHNYYRSVMKTPWQSAGTASWNNGVFGIEIGEIESY
- the rffA gene encoding dTDP-4-amino-4,6-dideoxygalactose transaminase; the protein is MNSEERKSLSAPIPFNKPFVAGKELFYIAQAVTMGNLGGDGHFTQACSRLLEQTFGIQKVLLTPSCTAALEMAAMLCRLEPGDEVIMPSYTFVTTASSFVREGATPVFVDIRSDTLNIDETLIEAAISPRTKAICVVHYAGVACEMDTIMAIAKKHNLLVVEDAAQGVNSSYKGKPLGSIGDLGCYSFHETKNFICGEGGALCINNPRFIETAEIIREKGTNRSRFIRGQVDKYTWVEIGSSYVPSELSSAFLYGQLELMQEISTQRQTIYNNYDCLIRPIADRLGLQLPSIPTECTSNSHMYYLICSDGPQRTKLLSHMRSRGIQAVFHYVPLHSAPASVKRGFNRTSLPKTDNLSERLIRLPMYFDISTSEQEQVVDTMKSFL
- a CDS encoding acetyltransferase gives rise to the protein MAAKLAIIGAGDLGKTLLKLLSDIPTYNFAGFLDDTLAQENGKGKNVLGAIDDAKRLQNEGAFDAAILAIGYNHMVARQQIFEDMSRSGIRLAKLIHPTACIANDSRIEHGSVIFPGCTIDVGARIGRNTVINAGAVVSHDTSIGSHCFIGPGSVFAGFAHTGERCRFGVGCIIHDNIRISDDCQVASASLVTHDVPPGQLVMGTPAKFRRKVEWLR
- a CDS encoding WbqC family protein; its protein translation is MCKTVAVIQSSYLPWKGYFDIIHDVDLFIFYDDVQFSKNSWRNRNRIIGPSGPHWITVPVGKASGRLIHEVELTDHAWQDKHLAAITNAYRKSRYFKLYIDFVTDIFTQKKWTSLSELNQQTTRDIATNLLGIDTKMIDSRVFSPSGAKQERLIDLLKQAGATRYISGPAAKDYISEQVFRDNNIELIYKDYAGYPTYDQGTKEFAHDVTILDTLFHCGPSTPQHVWDWRDQQQVPNRLQGTKSDGS
- a CDS encoding TDP-N-acetylfucosamine:lipid II N-acetylfucosaminyltransferase, with the translated sequence MNSALHLLADSPYGNMIAKLFTDALPEWEHTFFVCSKGPLRYPITSTRKVHSGSPKRLTELTNESLQVIVSNGVPLNSAYHQSLPDNPAKVWVLWGFEVYANRRFRSISDGTSTFTMPGTSDLYRAKRDQSRLRRMASFARQLLASTRPSHLKDAIEQFDHCVMLFREEYDMLQELIGFSKLPLTQTAGVPLDSLIGEGILTAEDTPQGRPNNILLGNSASPTCNHVEAIERIQRIGLPAGGKVIVPLSYGDKRYGEAVSQLLAKHLPNRHVALTDFMPIDKYNDVLGSCPIVLMNHLRQQAVGNILASIYRGAIVYLNRTPVYLGLKRMGIDVRLVDDLKSREQITERLETSQVLKHREILEEHVGRQSVTAAYRKLFDCI